From the Aerococcus viridans genome, the window GTCAACATTTTTTGATTATGCCAAGATCTGGGTAAAAGCAGGTAAGGGTGGCGACGGTATGGTTGCCTTTTTACGAGAAAAATATCGTCCAGATGGAGGTCCAGCTGGAGGAGATGGCGGTCGCGGAGGCGACATCATCTTCAAAGTTGACGAAGGGTTAAGAACCTTGATGGATTTCCGTTACAACCGTCACTTTAAGGCAAAACCAGGTGAAAATGGTATGCCAAAAGGTATGTACGGTCGTGGTGCAGAGGATATGTATGTCGCTGTACCCCCTGGAACTGTTGTCAAAAACTTTGACACTGGTCAAATTATTGGTGATTTAGTGGAGAACGGTGAAGAGCTCGTCGTTGCACATGGTGGTCGTGGTGGCCGTGGGAACATGAAATTTGCGACCCACAACAACCCGGCACCAGAAATCGCTGAAAATGGTGAACCAGGTGACGAAATTACCCTACAACTAGAATTGAAATTGATTGCTGATGCTGGATTAGTTGGTTTCCCATCAGTTGGTAAGTCAACCTTATTATCGGTTGTCACAGCGGCAACACCTAAAATTGGTGATTACCACTTTACGACCATTACACCAAATTTAGGTGTGGTAAATACTCGTTCGCATGAATCTTTTGTATTAGCCGATTTACCAGGGTTAATCGAAGGGGCTGCTGAAGGTATTGGTTTAGGGTTCCAATTCTTACGCCACGTTGAGCGTACTAAGGTGATTTTACATGTAATTGATATGGGTGGTTCTGAAAACCGCGACCCATTTGACGACTATGTAGCTATCAACAAAGAATTAGATAATTATGATGACAATTTGATGTCTAGACCAACGATTATCGTTGCCAATAAAATGGATATTCCTGAAGCTGAACTATATATTGAAGAATTTAAGGAAAAACTTGCAAGCTATTTTGCAGAAAACTATCCAGATTTAGAATTGCCAGAAATTTTCCCAATTTCAGCTTATACTAGAGAAGGTTTAGATCCTTTAATGGACCATACGGCTGAATTGATCCGTTTAGAAGAAGCGCGCATTGCTGAAGAAGGTAAACAAGCGTCTACTGAAACAGTGGTTTATGAAATTCCTGAAGACGAAGAACCACCATTCTATGTGGGCCGTGAGTCAGATGGGACCTTCTACTTATACGGTGACAAAATTGAGAAAACATTCAAGATGGCGAACTTGGAATATGATGAGTCGGCATTACGATTTGCTCGTCAGTTGAAGAATATGGGTGTTGATAAAGCCTTGGCTGCACGTGGTGCGAAGCAAGGGGATATTATCCGTATCTTAGATTACGAGTTCGAATTCCAAGAATAGTAGGTGTGACAAAAGTCGTTTAGGATCGACGCACTTCCCAAAAGTTGAACAATTACTGTAAAGTAATTGGCGCATTTTTGGAAGTGTCGGAAAATTCTGACTTTTGCAACCTGATATCATGAGTATTGTTGGTGGGCATGCGACGCTTTAGTCTCAGACCCACTGAAAGACGAGCGCACATTGAACAGGGAGACTTGGATTTAATGTGCGCTCTTGATTTTTTACGAATATATAAAATAG encodes:
- the obgE gene encoding GTPase ObgE, which encodes MSTFFDYAKIWVKAGKGGDGMVAFLREKYRPDGGPAGGDGGRGGDIIFKVDEGLRTLMDFRYNRHFKAKPGENGMPKGMYGRGAEDMYVAVPPGTVVKNFDTGQIIGDLVENGEELVVAHGGRGGRGNMKFATHNNPAPEIAENGEPGDEITLQLELKLIADAGLVGFPSVGKSTLLSVVTAATPKIGDYHFTTITPNLGVVNTRSHESFVLADLPGLIEGAAEGIGLGFQFLRHVERTKVILHVIDMGGSENRDPFDDYVAINKELDNYDDNLMSRPTIIVANKMDIPEAELYIEEFKEKLASYFAENYPDLELPEIFPISAYTREGLDPLMDHTAELIRLEEARIAEEGKQASTETVVYEIPEDEEPPFYVGRESDGTFYLYGDKIEKTFKMANLEYDESALRFARQLKNMGVDKALAARGAKQGDIIRILDYEFEFQE